Below is a window of Poecilia reticulata strain Guanapo linkage group LG8, Guppy_female_1.0+MT, whole genome shotgun sequence DNA.
GATAAACAGCAGCACCATGAGCAGCTGCAGGTGAACCGATTTTTAGTACAAAGTGCTGTGCATTGCAGCGTGTGCCGTCTTGTGCAATAATTTGGACCTTTGCACATTGCTCTGTGTGAAATTGTTTGCAAATGAAGTAAAATGGAATTAtgcaaacaaaattcaaaaccaatgtatttttttttttttttacatgaaactcTGAAATGATCACCCAGATGATCTGAATTAGCCTTTTTATTAGTTGTGTTAGTTTTACTAGAGGTGCTTCTAATGGTGAAGGTTTAGCATTAGGCCAACACAaccagagttcctttaaatttaGATAAACTAAGCCATCCAGGTTTGCAAAGCGCATGTAACAGTGAGCACAACACARtaataacatgttttttaatgtcatgATGCCGTCGAGTCGTGATACCCACCTGGTTGACTTGCACATAACTTCCGTCATCCTCTATCTGTATTTTGGCCACAGATTTACCTTGTTTCTTCTCTACTTTGACTGGTTTGACACATTcctacaaaaacagaaacaagagggcaaatatgaaactaaatatttttggattttcttaaACCACAACAATAAGGTTTTCCATCATTTCAGCAGCAATCAAGACAGAAAAaggaataagaaaaaaaaatctggaaccTTGTctcactttttgtttgtgtgttcatgtcatcacattttaaaatgtgccagCCATAAACAATGTTGTATCTTCAGATTAACAGGATTATTTTAATCAAGGTAGCTTTATTATAAGCATTGGTTTGTTCCATCTTTGCTCTGATTACGTTTCTATCGATGAGAATAGAGTTGGATGGGAGCTAAGAGGGAAATGTGTATTGTTATTTTGGTTAGATAGGATTCTAAAATatcaattcagttttaaattggCCACGTTACCTTTTAGTTCACTGCTATAATCTGTAAATATCAGTCCAAGGAGATAAATGGTTTCATTAACACACTAAAAGCTTTGTAAGTTACATCATTATTTGTGTCAGTACATCAAATAATGYATGTCGATGCATCGAAACTGAACAAGGTTTATTGAACATTTGAGCTTAactggaaaatatgttttaaataaactacaattttccTGATTGGCGtgctgaatgttttgtttgtttcttaatatttctaaaacaaaaatctcagtGAGTCATCACAGTAAAATKGTCAGTGCCAGCACTAATGTTCTTAAATTAGAGACTTCAAGTAACCACAAGCTGAGAGTATTATTATCACAAATTATCAGAGATGGGCTTAGTTCAGTCTTCTTACATCACCCCCTTATCATTAGCAAGCTAACGGCGGTTTATCGTGTTTTTAAGGSTGTATTTTGGAGGCATCAACGCCCCAACCAAACGGTAAACATCGATTTATGATTATCTTTAGACAACAATAGTTCACTGTTGGTGCTACTTATGGGTCRCTTCTCAAACAACTAACACAGGCGACAAGAACAACTACACATCCGATTGCTGGCTACTTCACCATGTTTTTACGCTACTAAAATCAGACTCAAAAAGCCGACgaatcattaatatttatctcaTTCTACCAAAATTAATATCCGGTAACGTTATGCTAYACTAGTTAAAGTTTCCGACCTGCGACGGSGTGATAAAATCGTCGAGATCTGTCAGCTGCAGGACACCGCTGAAGTGAGACGCCATACTCACTGCCGTAAAGTTGTTGTTTATATTAGTGTCGCGAAGTCTTGATTCAACTTTATCCACAACTGGAAAAGCTGCGCAACAGCTCACCTCTGAGAATTTTTTCAGTTGTTGGTCCTTCATCAGATGTACTTAAATGTACTTCTACATTATCGTAGAGAAAAATAGTAATCATAATATGGtttgaattactaaaatatactttagGTGCTtagatacaaataaaaaaaatctatatttgtaatgttatttgttgaaaataagattaaaacaaatccTTTATTACCTTCACTAAATATCTTCTTTAACTTGAAtgttgactttaatctcaacgTTACATTGTGAACTCTACAACAAATGTTTGAAGATKAAAGAAGGAGGGTTTGTGGAAAAAACTTAGATGATATTTGCcatattgtgttgttttcccAAAAGCAAGCTGTGAGAACCACAACAAGACTATTTAATTTGACCATCGAGTTGTTCAAGATCACAGCCAACATCCCAATATCATTGATCAAATGTTTACAGAACATCTCCTAATTTTCAATTGTTGAATCTTGTTTCTATGATCAGGTAAGATGCTGCTGTGTCAACACtagattcaaaatgttttagtctgTTTGTTTATCTTGGtaacaccttttttttaatcagtccTTGTTTTCAACCATACACACKAATCttgaaaaaaacagagacagaaatacCTCAACTRAATAACAAATATGtcaatgtaaaattaaaacaattagcTCAAAAGAARATGGTAAGGAACCCTATTTAGTGGCACTTTTTTGTTGACTCCTAAACATTTCTCTGCCTGTCTTTTAACTATGCAGCCAGACAGATATTTACAGAGGAGCAATAAAAGTAAATGAGGTGAATTAACAAACTTACCAAATCTTATGATGTCAACCAGGATGTGTTACTGTGGAAAAGAGACtgtcacacagcaggtcttctGTCAGAGGCCTCCTCAGAtgtgttgcaagactgactgcWACGGCCgattcctgcccacagcatcaccgtCCACTTTTTAAAGATACTTATAAGTTatgtcaacatttaatttccttttgggataaacagtattttttaattgaaagtaTTCTTATGTTATTAATACTGTTGTTTTGACCAAGACATCCAGGACATACCATTGCTTTCTCTGAGTGAAAtcaatgaggttttttttatatttctgctaTGCACAACTGGCTTGCCCAGACCTTATAAGCTATTGTATCAATACCCTctatttaatgttgttttcagttaattCAAAATAGAAGGTTGTGTGGAGTGTTATTTTAACccaaaagtcagatttttcgGTTTCAAATGCATCATTGTCCAAATGTGTAAATTATTTCGGAACAAGAACCACCTCTAGAGGCACATGACGAGGAATTAGACAGTTTATGACCAAGTCCCTCgcagaaaatctttttatttcattccacACGTGCACGCGCCCTTTAGTTGTTATGACTACGCGGTCGTAAATCCGCCATATTTGCTCCCGCCCCGCTGCTGCGTTGCGACAGAGACGGAGAAGTTAAGCGACATGaatgcagaaaataatcatACGGCAGAAACAGAGAAGGAGCAAACGACGGACGGCACCGACACCATCACCATTCAGACTACACTGGGAGATGAAGGTTAGACCCCTGACGGCATAAAACAAGATTAAATTCAATCTCTGTTATCATGTTTGGGCCTTGCTAACTTCCTCGTAATGAAATTGTGCTAGCAGCAGCTAACTAACGTTAGCAACATTAGCCAGTTGTTGGCATTTGAAAACGTTGTACCAAACATGCAGCACCTTGCAGTAGTAAGGATTAAAAGTCATAAGAAATGTGAAGYATCTCACATTTACATGGTTGTTTTGCGTCCTTTTGTAGATGATGATGTCCACAAGTGCGGGCGGTGTCGGTGTGAGTTCTCCAGCCTGGAGGCTTTCATCCAGCACAAGCTGCAGCAGTGCTGCAAACGCCCGGAGACCAGACAGGCTTCTCAGGAGGCCAACCAGCAGGCATGTCCTCAGACAGTTCTAAgctcaaattattattattttgtttgtttatccaATAAACTGTGTTGTTGTGGTCAATACAATCTTGATCATCCACTGGGAAATCTTTCAGATTGATTTACTGTTGATACATTCTAGAGGAATAAATGTTCACttcagaaaacataattttttatttaaaaacaaagctaaattWgatatttaatttcttcataAATTGGGGTTGTTGCCAAGAtccaaatattgttttacataatACAAATRGTTATTGAATTTCCTTGGCATGATCAATTTTAATCTGTCAGATAAAAGGGAAATTTAGTTGTCAGATCAGTCCAAGGAGATAAAcactcaaaaagcaaaaatattcctCTTAGCAAACACCAACCTGGagcaagtcttttttttttctttttctcaccaTCAAGATAAACACAGCTAAGAACAAAAAGGTATATGTATGGTTATGGTACGACTATGTTTTTCTCCCRTCTGTGCTCATGTAATTAAACMATGAAACTTCTTTAGTATGTCATTTTGTTATGATTTCTTTTCTRTAGGTCTCTTCGAGTACTGGAAGCTCAGCGTCCAAGGTGAAAACTGAAGGTATATCTACAGTTAAACCAGCAACAACCACCGATGGTAGATTATCAAccttaatgtcttttttttttttttttttttactttttctgctgCTCTATAGAATCCTTGAGAACCTTAAAAACCACAGaagatgcatatttttaattggAGTACATAGTTTGAATTACAAATACATTAGTTTTRCACAGTTATTTATCAATTTGTTATCCAACTATGTATTATGTTTGCTCAGTTAATTTTCTCTGCGGTACTGTGCTAAATTTCTGCTATTTTGTTCTCCATGCAGATGAAAGAAATGGTCCAATGGGTCGAGGTCATAGGAAGAAAATCGCTTCTATTAAAGTCACCGACCAGTCTGATAAAAGCGCAACGTTTCAATCTGAAAACGCTGACGGTGAACAGCAGACTTTCAAAGTAAATCAGGAGGGACGTTACATCTGTCACCTTTgtgaaaagacatttaaaaccgTGAGTCAATCAATTGATAAGCCACATGATGCAATTACCTTAGTTGTTGCTTGTTTCTAACTTTCGTTCACTCTGTGATTCTGTTTCACTCCGTAGACAAACATCTTGAGGACTCACATGAAAACTCACAGTGACCAGAAGAACTTCTCCTGTAGCCTGTGCGGGACTTCATTTCGCACCAAAGGCTCACTGATACGTCACAACCGTCGGCACACTGGTGTGGAGAATGAGCTGGAGCCACGCAGCACTGCTGAAATTTACTCACTTTGACATCTGTGTCAGAAATCAAAACTTTTCTATTTTGCTTTCTTCTCCACTGCGTGCAGATGAGCGGCCGTATCGGTGCACCCTGTGTGGGCAGTCCTTCAGAGARTCGGGGGCTCTCACCAGACATCTGAAATCCCTGACTCCCTGCACAGAGAAGATCCGGTTTGTCCAGTACAAAGAGATCCTGGTCAACAAAGACGGAGTGCAGAAAGGTCAGACTAATTTTAAAGAAAAKAAATGCAGTGCAGTCACTGCACAGTTGCATCCATTTATACATCCAACAAGTcctacatccatccatcagtctgTCAATCTGTCCATATATCCGTCCAGCTATTTATCCATTCATCTAACCTTTTAAGTGTTACAATTTTGCAGGTTTCCATTTTGAAGCCTGAGTTTAAAAAATGATGGCCAATAATCTATGTGTAGAAAAATATAGAACTTTAAATCGTATTCAGTATTTAAGAACTTCCAATATATAATACAGATTGTAATRGCAACCGTCATgtaatttattaacatttcctattggttgtttttttttttttagtggtaCAGCATAAGTTAAATATACCTATAAATTAAACTCTGGTCAGTTTAGCAACATGTTTCAAGTGGATCAAATCCAGCGGTGTAACAAGCTGACATAGTCATGTTAACCTAGCTTACAGCTACTCTGTGGTCAGCTGTTTAACATGAATGCTTCTTGTAGTTTGCCAACAGCAGTGAAGCTCCTTTTAATCCATACCAtgatttctgtgtgtttttcaccGCTGACAGTGTTTCCAGATAgctaaatttgtctttttttgtaagTGTGGGAAAATGTGCCTGATTTCTTTTAGCCAGCTGTGTGCAGCAGCATGTGGGGGAGGGACACATCGATGATCTATAGAGTTGGAGGAAACTCAATTAGtgctaacatttaaaaactcttACAATTGTAAAAGCTTTAATACTTTAACTTCCTAAAACCTTACTATAACTTAGTTCTAGTAAGTCTCCcaatgcagttatttttataaatattctgaAGTGGAGTTTWaatttatttataaacttaGCAAAACTTCTCCCTGTTTAATCTGGCTTGAAGTGCAGTGACACAGTAGATGGAAGCAGGTCCTGAGACGGTGTGATTGTTTCAGGAGTTGAAACTGACCATGGTCAGGAAGTGgcccaacaggaagtggtagttGTGGAGCAGCATGCTGAGGAGCAGGAGATGGTGGAGGCTCAGACTGCTGTGGTCAGTGTGGTGGAGGCCGGCTCCCAGGAGGTCCTCCGTCAGGTCCACTTCACAATGGAGGTGGACGGGACAACACAGGAGCAGCAGGTGAGAGCGCACGCTTTAAGTCTTACGTGCGTTTCCCTTYCGGTCGTATCTCAACCTGGTGTTGCTTGGTTGAACCAGGTGGTGGTGGACCAGTCTCAGGCGGATGCTCTGGCCGCTGCYGCCGCCGCCGGCGACAGCCTCATCTGCCAGGCCATCATCAACTCCGGCATCGCCCTGGGCACCGAGGAGACGGTGGTGGAGGAATCCTCGCCGGCAGCGCAGGAGCTGGACAAAGACATTCCAGACGCTACTGACGTTGATCAGAGTGTGATTGAGATCCAGGTTAAAGAAGAGTTTGAAGAGACGGAGGAGGCATGTGcctcacaaatattttttgttcaaaaaggTTGCTTTGGAGAAATTTTCCAGGAGTCATAACCGTTTTCTTGTTTCTTGGACAGGAAGCGGCTGAAGATCGAGCGTCCTGCAAGCTCTACACTTGTCCGCACTGCAGTCGGTCGTTCAAAGGCGTAAATTATTTCCGTTTTCATGTCAAAGGTCATTTAGGTAAGCCCATATTGAACGTTGCAGCTCTTTCCAGTACCATACACAAGAGTCAAGATTTCCTCGTAGAATTTTTCTTGGAGTGCAAGGAATGAGTTACTAACTTGTTGTTAagctttttcacatgttgtcatgttacaaccacaaacttctatGTATTTAATTGATGTTAGATGTGATAGACCAATAGAAAGTACAATGTAGCGTAATGGGACCCCATGATGTAAGATTATTCCCCTCCAGGTCAGACACAGTCAGTGTTAGTTCTTCTGAGAACAAACATAAACTACCATTTTCTGATGCATGGGACAATTTATAATAagaatacagataaaaaatgttttgattcttttttttttcatatgatcTGTGTGTTTATCCTTGTTTTATAGGTTATAAACCGTTTAAGTGCACGCTATGTCAAAAGGAGTTTCTCACTGGCTACCTGTTAAAGAAGCACATGGARGTCCACGTCAGCGAGAGGCGGTATAAATGCGGCGAGTGCGGCAAGCTGTATAAAACCATCGGACACGTACGCGAACACATGAGAGCCCACTCGGATGAGAGGCCCTACCACTGTCACAGATGCAACAAGGGATACAAGACCAAGGTGGATTACAGCGGCTGTACATACACAGCTAAAATTCTGATTGTTTTGGCTCTTTTATTTTYttttttttttttttttttgtaattcttgtattacatttttctcagaaCGCCTTACAAGTTCACCAACGGACTCACGGCGACGAGAAACCTTACGTGTGCGAGTTCTGCTTCAGAGGCTTCAGAGAGAAAGGCTCTCTGGTGCGACACATCCGCCACCACACAGGAGAGAGGCCTTTCAAGTGCCCCAAGTGTGGGCGGGGCTTCGCCGAGCACGGGACGCTCAACCGGCACATGCGCGCCAAAGGTCAGGGCGACGCGCAGAAGCAAACTCAAACGACTCGGGCGTTTACGGCTCTGACACAAAGCTgatcttatattttttttgtttacacacCAGGTGGCTGCAATAAGGATAACGCCAACGAGCAGCAGGGCGTTGTGGCCGAGGAGCAGGCGTCTGCGGACAGCCTGAGCGCAGCAGAAGTCATCACAGAAGATCCTCACGCCATGCTGGTGGAGTTCTCCTCGGTGGTGGCGGACACACAGGAGTATATCATAAAGGTGGGAGCAAATGTTTGGAGGACRattacacagaaaaacctctgcAGCCATTTGTTTATTCTGTGAAATAGTTTTAACCTTACACTTTTAAATCATACTTTTATTTCGTATCACACAATGATTTTTAGAATCAGAAAGTAATTAATTCTTTAGTGCAAAATTAATCCAGTCGTTRGTTCTGGTTAATAATTTTTCAATTAATGACCTTCTTTAATCTGCTCTAAGCAWCTTGATTGgaacataatttattatttgcaATCTCATAATTTCCTGATAGTATTTCAGGGGTTTTATGCAGGGAGCCTTCCGGTCCGGGGAGATCTACATGAAAAGTATAACAAAAGTTCTTCTACTTCTCGATTCTTTCACGCCATCTAGACTCAAACCGAAGAGGAAATGCAGCAAGAAGTCACACTCATTCAGGACAGCCAAAATGAGGTCAGTGTGCACGTTTGGGGAGCTCTAAAGAGAACTTATGCATTATCTATGTAACTGTTGCTCACTTCAAAACGTAAGCTCATTAATGCACAAAGTTAAGTTCTCGTTAAGTCCGTCTCACAGGTCctctgacgtttttttttttttttctttcgaaTTTCCGTTCTTCCAAGATGGGCAACCAGATCATGAAAGTGGTGCAGCAGATCGTCAGCCAGTCCCACGGCGCCGCCAGCCACCAGATCATCGTGCGAAACGTCGGGGCGGACGAGGAAAGCGCCTCCATCTCCGACTGCGGGGACACCATCACCATCGCCACGCCGGAGAGCCTGACAGAGCAGGTGGCCATGACGCTTGCCTCCGCCATCAGCGACGGGACGCTGCTGGCCACGACGGGCACCGTCGAGGATGTCGGGGGGACTGTTACTATGGTTACCACAGAGGAAGCAGTGGAGGGAATACAGATGGTGCAGCAGCAAGAGGAGTATGTCATCACCTCCCCAGAGGAGGTGGAAATTCAGACTGTAGTTGTATGATCAAAGAGGATTCTACCGATGGACTCGTCTGGCTTTTAGTCYRTTTGTTKGAGTTTTTGTGTGGATGAGTCAACTATGAAGTTGAGGCcaaagtttttataaaactcCTACTGAYggaaataaaaaaaagacattttgaatgaagAAACGAATGTTAACAGGGAGTAGGTTTACCCTACTCTTAGTGTTATTAACTGGATCAGTAACATAAATGCATTCGATGTGACTTATTTGTGATCCAATAAACAGTTTAATACGTCTAATGCTAAATTCATTTGAATGTTAGGCCAGAACATATCCAAATTCATCTTTTCCCCCCATATAGTCCACAGGATTCCTACACTCTTTGTTagacaagagaaaaagaaatattagaaTCTTTAGGCtacattagttttatttcagaatcTAAATATTGATgatctgaatttttaaaaaagaattctgTTCTTTATGTTTAGTTTGTTACATCCAAACCTTAGTATTTATCAAACTTGGTAGTATCCGAAGTGAGTTCTGAATACTCAAGTGTCTCtcgtgttttagattttttctgaTTGGACACACCTGAATAAGATGAATAGTTGATCGACAGGCTTCTGTCTGGCAAGGTGacatgaagaaagaaagaaaacatccaaaaccTGCGAGAGTCTACCTCGAGAACTGGAGCTGGATATTCCTGAACTCATTTTGAATTTTGAGCTGAGCTGAGTACTGGACATTTTCCATATTCTGCCTAAAGAAAGTTTATGCGCTCATTGAAATTTTCAATAATCCAAAAGCATAATTCAGTTATATCCGAGTGAGAGAAATTTTGAAATGCAGCCAAGTTTGTCTAGATGCCACAAAAGCTTTGAAATATGCCTAAAGAGTTTTTCCcgttgaaccttttcacatttttgtcacaaagcaaccacacatttattttatgcgATGTGATAAATGTGAAGcaggaggaaaatgaaatgttttcaaaaaatgggtgacttctgaaggcggTGGGTTGCACTCTATTTTTTAGGGGCACCTGAATGAAgtacgccacacttttcaggtgcTTGTTTGTCTAAAATAATAGATGCAAGAAATCAATGGTtgtatttaatttccatttcacaattatgtgttgctcaatcacataaaatcccagtgaagTTGGTTTCGGTGCATCTTTAGCAAGGTGCAGTAATTCTCATCCACTGAATCGTTGTTTGAACTTTCAGATAAAAAACCTCAAAAGCAaaggtgatgtttttttaaacgaaYGTGCAGCATGTTTTGAAACCCTCCAAGTGCTGAGGATGAGATTTTGTAATGGAAATCTTGCATAATTCCCAGTTCCCTGCCTCAACCGCAGTCAcgtttttgaactttttatctCGGATTTGAAGTGCGGTGACCTTTAAAGGCTGACAGGTTGGGCTGCTTGTCCAAGGCCGTCCACGATACAGTGTTCCCGTTTGCAGAGGTATTGTGTCCTCTAGCATTTCACACAGctgctaaaatgtaaaatgtgttagccgaagcacattttatttgaaataaatgctatTTTCTTACAGCTCTtgtttctaagttttttttttgtttgtttgctagAACTTCTGCtgggaaaaatatttgttgctcCAGTTGGTGCTTGTAACCTTGAAGCCCGTCTTGCAGAGGCGACGGCTCCAACTGGTGCTCCAGTACTAGACGCTATAATCAGAACCATCCCTGGCTGTTCTGCTTCGCGGCTCAGTTTCTGGGTCACTCCTCAGCCCTCTGAGAGGGCTTCATCCACACGAGCAACAGAGGGAGACAGTGAGAGAGGgtgggagagagaaagagaggcgAAGGTATTTATAGAAAAATGGGGCTTCGCAGTACCTTTCCTTGCAATGAACCATTTCAGGAGCAAGTTACTGTGTCCCAGTTTCATGCTCGCCGCTCAGCCAGAGGGTTTGGACCGAGGCTGAGGTCGGACAGCCTCACCCAGGATGGAGAGCCCGGCTCTCAGACGCTCT
It encodes the following:
- the e4f1 gene encoding transcription factor E4F1 isoform X2, which translates into the protein MNAENNHTAETEKEQTTDGTDTITIQTTLGDEDDDVHKCGRCRCEFSSLEAFIQHKLQQCCKRPETRQASQEANQQVSSSTGSSASKVKTEGISTVKPATTTDDERNGPMGRGHRKKIASIKVTDQSDKSATFQSENADGEQQTFKVNQEGRYICHLCEKTFKTTNILRTHMKTHSDQKNFSCSLCGTSFRTKGSLIRHNRRHTDERPYRCTLCGQSFRESGALTRHLKSLTPCTEKIRFVQYKEILVNKDGVQKGVETDHGQEVAQQEVVVVEQHAEEQEMVEAQTAVVSVVEAGSQEVLRQVHFTMEVDGTTQEQQVVVDQSQADALAAAAAAGDSLICQAIINSGIALGTEETVVEESSPAAQELDKDIPDATDVDQSVIEIQEAAEDRASCKLYTCPHCSRSFKGVNYFRFHVKGHLGYKPFKCTLCQKEFLTGYLLKKHMEVHVSERRYKCGECGKLYKTIGHVREHMRAHSDERPYHCHRCNKGYKTKNALQVHQRTHGDEKPYVCEFCFRGFREKGSLVRHIRHHTGERPFKCPKCGRGFAEHGTLNRHMRAKGGCNKDNANEQQGVVAEEQASADSLSAAEVITEDPHAMLVEFSSVVADTQEYIIKTQTEEEMQQEVTLIQDSQNEMGNQIMKVVQQIVSQSHGAASHQIIVRNVGADEESASISDCGDTITIATPESLTEQVAMTLASAISDGTLLATTGTVEDVGGTVTMVTTEEAVEGIQMVQQQEEYVITSPEEVEIQTVVV
- the e4f1 gene encoding transcription factor E4F1 isoform X1, whose protein sequence is MNAENNHTAETEKEQTTDGTDTITIQTTLGDEDDDVHKCGRCRCEFSSLEAFIQHKLQQCCKRPETRQASQEANQQVSSSTGSSASKVKTEGISTVKPATTTDDERNGPMGRGHRKKIASIKVTDQSDKSATFQSENADGEQQTFKVNQEGRYICHLCEKTFKTTNILRTHMKTHSDQKNFSCSLCGTSFRTKGSLIRHNRRHTDERPYRCTLCGQSFRESGALTRHLKSLTPCTEKIRFVQYKEILVNKDGVQKGVETDHGQEVAQQEVVVVEQHAEEQEMVEAQTAVVSVVEAGSQEVLRQVHFTMEVDGTTQEQQVVVDQSQADALAAAAAAGDSLICQAIINSGIALGTEETVVEESSPAAQELDKDIPDATDVDQSVIEIQVKEEFEETEEEAAEDRASCKLYTCPHCSRSFKGVNYFRFHVKGHLGYKPFKCTLCQKEFLTGYLLKKHMEVHVSERRYKCGECGKLYKTIGHVREHMRAHSDERPYHCHRCNKGYKTKNALQVHQRTHGDEKPYVCEFCFRGFREKGSLVRHIRHHTGERPFKCPKCGRGFAEHGTLNRHMRAKGGCNKDNANEQQGVVAEEQASADSLSAAEVITEDPHAMLVEFSSVVADTQEYIIKTQTEEEMQQEVTLIQDSQNEMGNQIMKVVQQIVSQSHGAASHQIIVRNVGADEESASISDCGDTITIATPESLTEQVAMTLASAISDGTLLATTGTVEDVGGTVTMVTTEEAVEGIQMVQQQEEYVITSPEEVEIQTVVV
- the e4f1 gene encoding transcription factor E4F1 isoform X3, translating into MNAENNHTAETEKEQTTDGTDTITIQTTLGDEDDDVHKCGRCRCEFSSLEAFIQHKLQQCCKRPETRQASQEANQQVSSSTGSSASKVKTEDERNGPMGRGHRKKIASIKVTDQSDKSATFQSENADGEQQTFKVNQEGRYICHLCEKTFKTTNILRTHMKTHSDQKNFSCSLCGTSFRTKGSLIRHNRRHTDERPYRCTLCGQSFRESGALTRHLKSLTPCTEKIRFVQYKEILVNKDGVQKGVETDHGQEVAQQEVVVVEQHAEEQEMVEAQTAVVSVVEAGSQEVLRQVHFTMEVDGTTQEQQVVVDQSQADALAAAAAAGDSLICQAIINSGIALGTEETVVEESSPAAQELDKDIPDATDVDQSVIEIQVKEEFEETEEEAAEDRASCKLYTCPHCSRSFKGVNYFRFHVKGHLGYKPFKCTLCQKEFLTGYLLKKHMEVHVSERRYKCGECGKLYKTIGHVREHMRAHSDERPYHCHRCNKGYKTKNALQVHQRTHGDEKPYVCEFCFRGFREKGSLVRHIRHHTGERPFKCPKCGRGFAEHGTLNRHMRAKGGCNKDNANEQQGVVAEEQASADSLSAAEVITEDPHAMLVEFSSVVADTQEYIIKTQTEEEMQQEVTLIQDSQNEMGNQIMKVVQQIVSQSHGAASHQIIVRNVGADEESASISDCGDTITIATPESLTEQVAMTLASAISDGTLLATTGTVEDVGGTVTMVTTEEAVEGIQMVQQQEEYVITSPEEVEIQTVVV